TTCGGTCACGGCTAGCTGGCGACGCGTGCGAGGCAGGGAAGAGAGGGGAAATAGGGCGGCGCTCACATCGATGATGAGGAGCGGCTCGGGGCAGTcggagggagacggcggcgcgaAGTAGGCCGGCAAGAGGAGGCGCGTTTGGCGCCGGCGGGCGTCGGGGCGCCGACATCGGGTGGCGACGACGTCGGGGCTGCCTCCCCTCGATCCAGACGGGATCGAACAGAGTTGGGGCGGGAGAGAGGTGGTcggcgaggaggaggtcgaggacggcTGGTGAGGAGGGAaggtccggcgaggggcggcgttgTCGTGCCCCGATCCAGATTGGATCGGGGGGGAGGAGACGAGGGAGCGAGAGGGGGAGAGATCGGGGGGAGAGTGGGGAACGTGGGGAGGGTTAGGGTTTGGCTGCGGGTGGGATTATCCAGCCGGGGTGGGCTAGCTGGGTCGCgtgggtggccagctgggcctgTTGGCCCAGTTGGCCGGGGGGTGTCCTTttctttctatttttattttgttttgtctTTCTCTTTTTACTtaattttcttttctattttattaaattttagcTTTTATAGAATACAAAAGTTGTACCTAAAAGAGCATTAATAATTATGCCACTACCACAATTAGCTCCGCAACTAAaacaaaatagtttaatatttttatCAATTTGAAAAGGGTAGTTAGTTAAATGTTTTgctgctgttttaaatattttagTGCACTTAAACCTTTTATAAAAttgtggtttctccacaataattacctatgcattatttggcaacaccacaacattttagttttaatatttgaaaatattttattatttgcttgattttgaatttgaattcgaaccggtttcgaactaacgcgagattagcaacagtaatcgaggtgacgtggcatcattgacgtgggattactgtagcctaattatccggacGTCACAGGAACTTCTAAAAGGCAGTGACCCACTAAGCATGTTTGATGAGGTATATATTTTGCCTGGCCGGGGAAGATCGCATGCATGAAGGTGTGTATTCTGTTCTGGGTGTGGTGGTACGAGAGAAATAAGGCCAATGCCGGAGATCTGATGAAATCTCTAGATGATATAATTGCTTCTATTAACTACCATGTGTTTGAATGCAGGAACCTTAAGAAGCAGAGGAGCACCCAGAAACAAGGTTCTACAGTAGCAGCCGCGCCTCCTCGCGGAGGCGGCTCTGACGGACGAAGAGTTCGCTCCATCAGAAGGGCGTGGCGCCACTGTCGCCGGCGCAGGTCAAGGAGCCACCGTCCCCGCTGCACTACCGCGCGTCAAGGAAGAGCCGGCCTTGCCCCCGCACAGTGAGTACGCCCGCAATGACGGTCAAAAATATCAACCTTCTATGTGTAAACAAGCCTGTGCACATACGTGCATGTACAGTGGTACAGTGAGCTGGGACTGGGTCAGGGTTGCTGGCCTGTCCAGTTCACGCGTACGTGCAGCACAGCATCACCGGTCTCCGTCTCTTAATTCGTGTCCATCCGTATCGTCGACCCGACTGTACACCTATTTATTACTACTACGCAACAGCACGACGATGCCCGTTTTCCACGAGGTATGGCGCAGCGTTGGCCTCCATCGGGGAaccggctcctctgccgtgcagTGGGCACGGCAGGGATGCTACAGTGTCCCAACAGAAGGCACGGCAGTGTGCGCTGTAACCGAACACTGTTTTCCCGCACTGTAGCGGGATGCACTGTTCTCGTCCTGTAGCATGCGCACTGCTTATGTACTGTAGCAAAGTGATCTGAGCCGTTTATACTACATCTGACAGCTGATAGATGCCCAAAGGCAGGCTCCTGTAGCATCCCTACCGTGCTCACTGGACGGTAGAGGAGCATCGGGAGTGCGGTCGCGCGCTCGATGGCCACAATCTTTTGACCTGACCTAGGTTTGGTTACACATGCTCCATCGGCCACTTGCCTGTTGCCCGCTTGCTCTTCTCATCTCCCGCACAAAAAAGACCGTGTGAGTGATGCTACCATGTTCGCTTGGCACGTGCAGTGTATAGTGCCTGATTATTTGAGAAAGGATGGCTGATTACTTGTTCTAAATAAGCAAGTGACAGGTTTTGGAAGAGAGATCACATACAATTCTGCAGTTCCTATATGGCGGGTAGGTCGCCGCGTAGCACTGTAGCGAGTACCCCCTGCGTCTTTCCTTCCGTTATCGGGCCGGCCCAGTTCTTCCCTTCCTCTGGTTCTGCCGGTTATGGGAAGGTTCTACAACCTTCCCAGAACAGTTATTATTTGTTTTTTTATGTCTTCTACACTGTTTTTTCCGTTTTTCtattcttttcaatttttttatttcgttttactttcatttttcttttcctttttttctcttttctttttcatttcttctttcctttttttctgttttcttcttcttcactttctgACTATATTTGGCATTTTTTATTTCGAATTAGTTAACAACTTGTTTTGTTcattgaattcaaaaaatgttcaatcatgcaaaaaaaaaatcaacAATCCAAAAAATGTTCATCCAATTCAATTTTTTGTTCATcagatttaaaaaatgttcataaaaatTCAAAATTGTTCATCAaactaaaaaaatgttcatcggtTTCCTTTTTCCATTGAATCTTTTGTTCATCAGATTCGAAAAATGTTCATCACATTCAAAAATTTGTTCagcattttttcaaaaaaatggtCATCGAATGCAAATTTGTTCataatttttttccaaaaatgtTCTCTAACACAAGTTTTGTTCATCAAATGAAAATTTTGTTCATCGTTGTTCAAAATATGTTCATCAAATTCAAAAAACAATGTTCATGCCTTTGGAATTATGAACACCTTTtacaaattcgtgaacattttttgaattcatgaacatttttttaaccaTGAACATTATATTAAATTCAAGACAATTTTTTgtaatcatgaacattttttaacatTTCGCGAATGCATGAACTTTTtatgaaatcatgaacatttttcgcTATGGCTGTCATTGGTCGTGGACAAGAAAGGACATCTTGTTGGCTTGCAAATGTTCCTAAAAAAAATAGCACTATCATTATGAATGATTGTAACCCTATGTTAAATGAACTAATGAAGTGCTTTTCCCCTTAAAAACCATCTTGGCTGGTGGGCCAGCAACCGTTGAATATTGCCCGGTTGACTGGTCAGCCATTGATCACGAAAAGTTGACCATTAACTTTCTAAAAAGGGAAAAGTTCACATGTAtggaaaaaaagttcatgaaatttggaaaaatgatcaagaagttcacaaaaatgaaaaaaatatcatgaatttgaaaaaaaacgaaaagatttggaaaaagttcacaaaATCTGGAAAAAAGGTTCACAAATTTGAGAAAAAAATCACAAATTTGTAAAAAAAAATGTTTGCAAGATTTCATTTTTGTTCACGAATTTGATACAAACAAAAAAGTATAATTATACAAAATCGTCTTGGACCCCGCCCCCCGGACGCTCCCAAAAATCGGGGGAATCTTCTAGAAAGTTGCCAAAATCGGTGAGAAGAAAAACGTGGACCGGTCGACCAAGTGCACGACATGTTGCGAACGAGAAAGAAAAATAGCTAAATGGGCCGAGCCCAAggtggaaggggggggggggggggggggtgctctaGCTTGCGGGAAGTACTATAAATGGCGTTGAAGCTACTGGATAGGAATTGGGCGATTCCCTATATTGTTTGATTCCTCACGATTCTTATCCTTGGGTTGCCGATGCGGTTCTACCTACCGCTGGGCTTGTTATTTAGTGTAAGTTGCTGGGCCCTAAGAGCATCTTCAGCCGCGCCCCCCAGAAAGGCCTCCCTAGGCAATTTTTtcgcgccggcgccgaaaaaacggcccagtcgcgccccagGAGCCCGATTTTCGCCGGCCTGGGCCGAAATCAGCGCCGGCGGACCCatgccgaacccggcgcgctggggggcaCCCGGGGGCGCCGGGGCGAGCGGTTTTGGCGCGAAAGAGCCGCGGGCCAGCCGCGTCAGCGACACCGCGCCTCGTCTTCCCCCAacgcctcggtttcccgcggggaatcaatgACAAGGATGCCGCCggtcagccttgccattgattcctcacgggcggcgcgtcACGGGACGACGCGCCGACGCCTCCCCTCCCTCGCACGTGTACACACGGGCGCGGCGCGGCTATATAAGCCGGTGGCCTCGCTCGCCTCTGGCCACACCAGCCCCGCCCTAGCCGCCGAGTTCTACCTCtcccgagcaccgccgccgccgagccctccctctccctccccctctcccgaTGGCCGAGCGTTTCCCCGGAGACGAGGCGGCAGCCAACGGCTTCGGCCACCGCACGCTCCGCGAACAGGAGTCGTGGCTCCTGTTCCAGGCAAACATcccggcgccgccggacatgcgcgcccggccgacggggtggaggctcagcaacggggagtgcccattcccccgttgcccgacgccatggcgcgcccctcctactTTGCCGACGAGGTGGAGGTCGCGCGCACCTCCCTCACCGATGCCCAGCTCGCCCTCCCCCAGTACGCCACCGGCGACCACGCGGCTTGGGCGGCGTACTTCGAACGCCGTCAGCAGCAGCGGCTGGCGTCCACCAACGGCGCGCCGGTGGTCGGCGACCTGAAGAATAGCGAGGGGCGCCACCTGTGATGGGGCGTCCCCGGCCGCACACTCGAGGGCGTGCTGACgcacctcgagggcggcaacaacCCGCCATTGGCGTACCCCCTGGCGAGGATGGCCGCCCCGGCGCACCGCCGACGCGACGGGCAATGGGTGCCAAGGAGGTTCggctcctcctcttcttcctcctcgcgctcTTCCTCCCACTCCTCCGGCTCTCCGGCGCTGCTCGGCGTCAAGGCTGAGCCCGCGGCGGAGACGCCGCTCGGCGGGCGCACTCCCagcgccggcatcgtcatcaacgagggcggccggcgcgcctcctcggcggctcctcctccgcgctttgtcaagccaaagacggagccggggctcgcgCCGGTGAAGACGGAGCCGGGTCTCCCCGCCGTGAAGACGGAGCACGGCGACGTGGTCCTGGAATGGGCACGCCAGGACTCCCTGAAGATGGCGAGGGAGCGCCAGTGCGCCGCCCTGCGGCGCTTCGCGCAGCGCCGCTGGGGCCGCGACGAAGGAGGAGTCGTCGTCATCGACGACAGCGATGACGACGAcacgtcgccgtcgccgccagcCCGCCATGGCGACGCCGGGGAGGGGTCCAGCAGGGGCGCCCGCGTCAAGGAGGAGAAGGCCGACGATGACGACGGCGGTGAGGATGGCGGCGACGATGGCGACTACTCGGCGTTTAGCTAGTTTCTTTATTAGATTAGTTATATATTTGCTATGTAATGAAAATCCGCGAACATGTCTAATATATGCCCAAGTTTGCCGAAATTTAGTCGTGTTTAGCCGAACTTCGCTGAACTTTGGAGAAATTTGctatatatttttcttttttgaacgCGCCTGGGGCGGCCCTGGGGCCGGCGGCTAGGGACCAACTCGCCCCCAGGCCGATTTTTTGCGCCGGCTCACCCCCAGGCGCCGATTTTAGGCACCCTCTGGGGGGCCAActgctggagatgctctaatgcTATCATGTTATTCGTGCAGGGTTTAATATTAGTTACGAGGTAGAGCATCCATGGAATGAAAAACCATAAGCAAACAGTTGTTTCTAGAAACAAAGCAAACAATTAGTGATATGCTAAAAATGGCCGAATAGTGTAATTGCTCAATTTCAATAGTGTATCCATGTGAGCATAATCTACGTCAATGCCCAGCTCATGAGCTCACCCGCCCACGAATATCCATGGGAAAAATATGTCGtctactagcaagatgctcgtgcattgcacggaacatcaatatgcatttttttacagaacacatgttgtgattgacccatgcaggagtaatcccatgtgtaaaaactaacgatatctcaagaattttatcggaaaactggtatatcgagaatttcatcgaaaaagtgaaagatgagagataaggtgaagaggagtggagcgtggtggtgactggtggtcggactgggcggaggcatgagaatggacggcgccggcaggcggcagcggccagcatgctagattgttccagagacttccttttttaattgctcagcaatgaggttgtgggagataagaaTGAACGAGGTAAGGCCTTGTCTGTAAGAGCATAATTGGTTTGGTGCCAAAAATAGGCATGCCAATGTTTGGCATTGTGTCAAATATTCGCTACTACTTGGTTGGTTACCGAGTTGTCTTGCCTATCTTACATAAagttgccaatatttggcaagtCTTGGtattgccaatatttggcaattCCAACATTTGGCTAGCCAAATATTGGCATCAAACCAATGTGTAGAGGCCCAGGTTGGCCACCATGTAGCTCCGCCAGTGTGTGTGTCCAACAAGCACGATATCCACGTCCCGCCAAAAAGAAGCACAGCATCCATGCACCGCCAAAAAAAAAGGTATCCATGAATACTCGTATTGATGGATAATTTTGCTCGTGAAGCTACGAACTATGCACAACGCTAGAGCATTGTGCAGCCTTAGCATTGGATTTTGTAAAAACGGCCTTTGAATGTTGACGATTGTGTCGCAGATGAGTTAGCTGGTAGTGCTGGGCTGTCACAATAATGTGTATTTATTGATGACCTGTGTAGTTCCATTATTCATGTTCATTAACAAATAATCATACTAGAGGCACACAAAAAACTCAACGGGTCCAAATACTTTAATCCATCAAGCTGTACAATGCAATGGACTAATCCATCATGCGAGCTGTGGCTAGTTGCACCTACATCAAGCAAGGGAGATTTTTGTTTACGTGGAAGTAAAGTAGAGTGAATGACATGACACATCACAAAGCTCATAGCTCGAGAGAGATGTAGCGAAATCCCCAAAAGTAATCTCCATAAGGTACTTGCATAAAGCAAATTTTGTTTTTCAAACGTTCACTCTATAACATTTGTAACCATGATCTCTCAAAATTCtgctgtacaaaaggaaatgttAACTCAGACACAAATATGCTTAATCATAATAAAAAAAAAAGCAATTAAGAAGACTCATGTTCAAAATAGTAGTACTGCAGTATGATCTGAGCCATTCTACCTAGGCAGACGGCCAGCGACACTAATTAATACAAGTACTATTGTATTTACAATGATGAACACAATCACATTAAAGGCATAATATACAACAAAGGGGAACTGCCGACTTATGCGTCTTTTGGAACGTCGTAGAGGTTCAGAACAACAGCCAACCAAGAACCGCACAACACCTAGAAACGATCCGGGCGTTGCAAAGCATGCAAGCAGTGTCATCAAGATGTACAACCCACCGTACATCAGCTGAGACAATGCAATCTTCATGGGGTTCTTGTCGCTCACCACGGCGGCTATAGCCATGAAGAAGGCTAACATCATGCTATTCAGTGCCACCCAAAGGAAATGCATTGACACAATGAAGCCTATCCAGGAGCGATTTGTCCGTGAAGCTCTCCCATAGATAAGCAGTATTGTTGCAACCACAGATGTGGTCACGGCAATGGTGTCCAACACCAAGAAGGCGTTGTAGAAACGATCCCCATCAAGATTTGCCTTTCCATCAGACCCGTATGATCCAGGCACGTTGAACGCTGCAGAGAAGGCGATTGTTGCCACGAGTGTGGAGACAATCGCAAGATTTTTCGATGTCGTCTCTCGCCATTTCATGATATCCTGACCCTTCCATTTCTCTATATGGTCTTGCCTCTGTGGCCTGAACCGTGCTCCAGAAATATACAATTTCACCACTAGCTTTATCTGCATATTCATAAACAAACATTATGTATATGAACTCCATGTGTACTTGTCTCTTGTTTTCACAGTACCATGAATTATAGCAAACAAATTACTGAAAAAATTACAACAATAAGCATCTATTTAGTCATAGAATAGATTGTTCTCTCGGCCTCTGCATCAACGGATCCACACATCTCACTAACTATTTATACCAGATGCATCCCTTAGTATTGTGACGAGGAAGTACTTGCAAGTTAAAATATCTCATGAACATCGGAAATGAAGAGGGTGATTACCATTGAGTAGAAACCAGTTGAATCCTCTATGAGATCAGATGGTGTCCGGCCAGCATTGTTCATCATGTGGGTATGCACCTTCTTACACGCTAACAGCTTGGAGATGACTTTGTGCTCCCCTGCCGCCACGGCCAAATGCAGCGGCGTGTTCCCTTCCTTGTCTTGCATGTTCAGAAGATGTTCCAGCATCTTGCTTTTGATAACATAGGACATGACGGAAGAGCGGCCCTTCATGGCCGCAACATGCACAAAGCTTCTGCCCCGGTTATCGCGAATGTCGGCGCAAGAAGGGTATAGTTCCAGCAGCAGGTGGACGGCGGCTACATGGCCCATCCTTGCCACGACATGCAGAGCTGAGACGCCGTCACTGTCCTGCAGATATGCCGTGCTGGGCGGTGAATGTGTTAAGAGCGCTTCGATGATGGAGCAGTCGCCGTCGGATGCGGCGAAATGCAGCGGGCTGCTCTTGTTTGTGTCAAGGTTGCTGGTGAGTGCCGGCCTCCATTGCAAGAGCAAGTCAACCATTTCTGCAGATGAAAGGGTGGTTTGTTACGTTTGCTATGCTTGGAAAATTGTTGAACTGTTGTCAAAGGGTAGGGGATATCAGATGATCTATCTTAGGAATATAGAAATTCAGTTCAAAACTTCAAGGAACTGTAATAACACTAAATTCAAAGAGGTCGTTTTGACTTTTGAGAGGTGTTCTGACTTCAGGACTGCCTGAAAGAAAATTCCCCGCAAAGTAAAAGAAAGAAAATTCACAAGATGGGAAAAGTTGGACACGTTTAAGGATGGGCAAATGGGCTGCGTTATCTTGTGCACAGATGGAGCAGTTTCATTGGCACGATTTGCTGAAATAATTTTTAAACAACATCAGTTGATCTGCAAGGCACCCCAGAAT
The Aegilops tauschii subsp. strangulata cultivar AL8/78 chromosome 3, Aet v6.0, whole genome shotgun sequence genome window above contains:
- the LOC109756785 gene encoding protein ACCELERATED CELL DEATH 6-like, yielding MNISPQNQNYCPTSTDRRLMELRQAAGDFKDDGSSFMCSRLYVATFEGRTQEVAGLLAGRSGDAPPAAHSKVIAVDYHHGRPCMTREVTGEGNTLLHIAAGQGHGSLIAELCYQDSSLLSSVNRALDTPLHSAARAGRADAAEAVVRLARANVEEDALCGILRGRDDAGDTALHLAARHGHREAVERLMKLAPELAAEVDGAGVSSLYLAVMSGSVDAVRAIASHGDASAAGPSSQNALHAAVLQSSEMVDLLLQWRPALTSNLDTNKSSPLHFAASDGDCSIIEALLTHSPPSTAYLQDSDGVSALHVVARMGHVAAVHLLLELYPSCADIRDNRGRSFVHVAAMKGRSSVMSYVIKSKMLEHLLNMQDKEGNTPLHLAVAAGEHKVISKLLACKKVHTHMMNNAGRTPSDLIEDSTGFYSMIKLVVKLYISGARFRPQRQDHIEKWKGQDIMKWRETTSKNLAIVSTLVATIAFSAAFNVPGSYGSDGKANLDGDRFYNAFLVLDTIAVTTSVVATILLIYGRASRTNRSWIGFIVSMHFLWVALNSMMLAFFMAIAAVVSDKNPMKIALSQLMYGGLYILMTLLACFATPGSFLGVVRFLVGCCSEPLRRSKRRISRQFPFVVYYAFNVIVFIIVNTIVLVLISVAGRLPR